In Helianthus annuus cultivar XRQ/B chromosome 8, HanXRQr2.0-SUNRISE, whole genome shotgun sequence, a single genomic region encodes these proteins:
- the LOC110872382 gene encoding uncharacterized protein LOC110872382 isoform X3, translating to MQSRRHEDFASQSSFDRRGRDMDIGPDGYIAMSPRSMRSWSPRRMEAAPAYSDRALAGRRSISLERRRAYDDSGRVIRSRSPPYMEAKRGRPFYKDDWVSDRDLPSPERRSRYEFFERMDRGREDVEYSPARNEFGYGHGSTRTGVRDVRDDKFEARRFDSGVRELPSQKSAVMGGLYKSTGDVGPISKPEPSGDLSSAPLNIGLGQIGKERVHYPDVRDAYSFDKFASVKHYADEDKIMAHPTHSRDTSYSNMTAIRSKEPIGASHFKDYARTSPRKSRIDQLDYRGGPGGMPLPRDNSPLNSRHMPEPLPHSRYEQRQHLDFHRNTIGVNDDMAPYREERFSPPRTGHLDTFHLHPRTREKDEYLYRSDEIYEKMDIHERVVYNGRDVLKPNMLDRVTHRPETSDMAHRNMSSRRSLDRIPLTSAHNIGLSRSPAEKRESAQYLDTVSIHSRLGRKVTREDEMPYMGMAQVRETERRLDYDYDYNRGLSPGSHKERMKSFRGLLYERERKMEEHDLPSYDSSSRYLKRKGAMEDEEDRIHSRNMMSRLDAVYRRHNRDFRDEEWIDPDAGRSRFSERTQKVYDDDDFIYDPDEFVYYYDHDHDHDHGHHMRLHTYDDKHAKGYPRSSGRVGYNSYYPNRRNVLPRWKNDKDADMYSSATEQHEPHEDTKEFKQLVNDYFLSFTKKLNENSVVRRRYMEQGRGGSLYCIVCGRSLSKEFLDAQRLAMHAFMSRKGGLRAQHLGLLKALCVMFGWNSVLPSDTPRWFPETLSTTEASAQKQDLIIWPPVVIVHNISITSNNSNGEGPITVEALGQYLRGVGLSGGKVKLGKPANCSIMLVKFLGTFSGLQEAEKIHEYFLKKKHGRKYLEQTSSSKGKSNHEESAEKEAERVLFGYMGIAEDLDKVDIDTKRKCSIKSKKEIQDIADAPVKPGE from the exons ATGCAATCTAGAAGACACGAAGATTTCGCTTCACAATCGTCTTTTGATAGGCGCGGTAGAGACATGGATATCGGTCCAGATGGCTATATTGCGATGTCGCCTCGGTCGATGAGGAGTTGGAGCCCTCGCAGAATGGAGGCGGCTCCGGCGTACTCGGACCGAGCGTTGGCTG GTCGTAGGAGCATCTCGTTAGAAAGGAGGAGAGCTTATGATGATAGTGGTAGAGTTATTAGATCGAGGTCACCGCCTTATATGGAGGCGAAACGAGGACGGCCGTTTTATAAGGATGATTGGGTTAGTGATAGGGATTTGCCGAGTCCGGAACGGCGGTCTAGGTATGAGTTTTTCGAGCGTATGGATAGGGGTCGTGAGGATGTTGAGTATTCTCCTGCAAGGAATGAGTTTGGTTATGGACATGGGTCGACTAGAACGGGTGTACGAGATGTAAGAGATGATAAGTTTGAAGCTAGGAGGTTTGATAGTGGTGTTCGTGAATTACCAAGTCAGAAATCAGCTGTTATGGGTGGTCTATACAAGTCCACTGGAGATGTGGGACCCATCTCCAAACCTGAACCATCTGGGGATCTATCGTCAGCGCCGTTGAACATTGGTTTAGGTCAGATTGGGAAAGAAAGAGTTCATTACCCTGATGTTCGAGACGCGTATTCATTCGATAAGTTCGCATCCGTGAAGCATTATGCGGATGAGGACAAAATTATGGCTCATCCAACTCATTCAAGGGACACCTCTTATTCCAATATGACAGCAATTAGGTCTAAAGAACCGATTGGTGCATCACATTTCAAGGATTACGCAAGAACATCTCCAAGAAAGTCAAGGATTGACCAGTTAGATTATCGAGGTGGGCCAGGTGGCATGCCTTTACCTAGAGACAACTCTCCATTGAACTCGAGGCATATGCCAGAGCCTTTACCTCACTCCAGATATGAACAAAGGCAGCATTTGGACTTTCACCGAAACACTATTGGCGTTAATGATGACATGGCCCCATACCGTGAGGAAAGATTTAGTCCTCCAAGAACCGGGCATCTTGACACTTTCCATCTTCATCCAAGAACACGTGAAAAAGATGAATATTTATACCGATCTGATGAAATCTATGAAAAGATGGATATACATGAGAGAGTGGTTTACAATGGTAGAGATGTATTAAAACCGAATATGTTGGATCGTGTTACACATAGACCAGAAACTTCTGATATGGCTCACAGGAATATGAGTAGTAGACGGTCACTGGACCGTATTCCTTTAACAAGCGCGCATAACATTGGGTTGAGCAGATCACCAGCTGAAAAACGAGAGAGTGCACAGTATCTCGATACTGTTTCTATTCATTCCCGCCTCGGTAGGAAAGTTACGAGGGAAGATGAAATGCCATACATGGGTATGGCACAAGTTCGTGAAACAGAACGTAGATTGGATTACGATTATGATTATAATAGAGGTTTAAGTCCAGGATCtcataaggaaagaatgaaaagcTTTCGAGGGCTTTTATACGAAAGAGAACGCAAGATGGAGGAACATGATCTTCCGTCATACGACTCATCTAGTAGATATCTGAAGAGGAAAGGCGCAATGGAAGACGAAGAAGATAGGATTCATTCTAGAAACATGATGAGTAGATTGGACGCTGTTTATAGACGGCACAATCGAGACTTTAGAGATGAAGAGTGGATAGATCCGGATGCCGGGCGCTCACGTTTTTCTGAAAGGACACAGAAggtgtatgatgatgatgatttcatTTACGATCCTGATGAATTCGTTTATTATTATGATCATGATCATGATCATGATCATGGTCATCATATGAGATTACATACATATGATGATAAGCATGCAAAAGGTTATCCAAGATCCAGTGGTCGGGTCGGGTATAACTCATACTATCCAAATAGAAGAAATGTTCTTCCCAGATGGAAGAACGACAAGGATGCTGACATGTATTCAAGTGCAACTGAGCAGCACGAACCGCATGAAGATACTAAGGAGTTCAAGCAGCTGGTAAATGATTACTTCTTGTCTTTTACAAAAAAGTTGAATGAAAATTCAGTTGTGAGAAGAAGATACATGGAGCAAGGGCGGGGAGGTAGCTTATACTGCATCGTTTGTGGCAGAAG CCTCTCAAAAGAGTTTTTAGACGCGCAACGGTTAGCAATGCATGCTTTTATGTCACGCAAGGGTGGGTTGCGGGCTCAACATTTAGGACTCCTCAAGGCATTATGTGTTATGTTTGGTTGGAACAGTGTTCTTCCTTCCGATACTCCTCGATGGTTTCCCGAGACCCTTTCCACCACTGAAGCATCCGCTCAAAAACAAGATCTTATAATCTGGCCTCCAGTTGTCATCGTTCATAACATCTCTATTACTAGCAACAATTCAAACGGTGAGGGACCCATAACTGTAGAAGCACTTGGACAATATCTCCGAG GTGTGGGTTTAAGTGGTGGAAAAGTTAAACTCGGGAAGCCTGCAAACTGCAGCATAATGTTGGTGAAGTTTCTTGGGACATTTTCTGGATTACAAGAAGCTGAAAAGATTCATGAATACTTTTTAAAGAAGAAACATGGAAGGAAATATTTGGAGCAAACGAGTTCCAGCAAGGGGAAGAGCAACCACGAGGAAAGCGCAGAGAAAGAGGCGGAACGGGTGCTGTTCGGGTACATGGGTATTGCGGAAGATCTGGATAAAGTTGACATTGATACCAAACGGAAGTGTTcgattaagagcaagaaggaaATTCAAGACATAGCTGATGCTCCTGTGAAACCTGGTGAGTAA
- the LOC110872382 gene encoding uncharacterized protein LOC110872382 isoform X2 — protein MQSRRHEDFASQSSFDRRGRDMDIGPDGYIAMSPRSMRSWSPRRMEAAPAYSDRALAGRRSISLERRRAYDDSGRVIRSRSPPYMEAKRGRPFYKDDWVSDRDLPSPERRSRYEFFERMDRGREDVEYSPARNEFGYGHGSTRTGVRDVRDDKFEARRFDSGVRELPSQKSAVMGGLYKSTGDVGPISKPEPSGDLSSAPLNIGLGQIGKERVHYPDVRDAYSFDKFASVKHYADEDKIMAHPTHSRDTSYSNMTAIRSKEPIGASHFKDYARTSPRKSRIDQLDYRGGPGGMPLPRDNSPLNSRHMPEPLPHSRYEQRQHLDFHRNTIGVNDDMAPYREERFSPPRTGHLDTFHLHPRTREKDEYLYRSDEIYEKMDIHERVVYNGRDVLKPNMLDRVTHRPETSDMAHRNMSSRRSLDRIPLTSAHNIGLSRSPAEKRESAQYLDTVSIHSRLGRKVTREDEMPYMGMAQVRETERRLDYDYDYNRGLSPGSHKERMKSFRGLLYERERKMEEHDLPSYDSSSRYLKRKGAMEDEEDRIHSRNMMSRLDAVYRRHNRDFRDEEWIDPDAGRSRFSERTQKVYDDDDFIYDPDEFVYYYDHDHDHDHGHHMRLHTYDDKHAKGYPRSSGRVGYNSYYPNRRNVLPRWKNDKDADMYSSATEQHEPHEDTKEFKQLVNDYFLSFTKKLNENSVVRRRYMEQGRGGSLYCIVCGRSLSKEFLDAQRLAMHAFMSRKGGLRAQHLGLLKALCVMFGWNSVLPSDTPRWFPETLSTTEASAQKQDLIIWPPVVIVHNISITSNNSNGEGPITVEALGQYLRGVGLSGGKVKLGKPANCSIMLVKFLGTFSGLQEAEKIHEYFLKKKHGRKYLEQTSSSKGKSNHEESAEKEAERVLFGYMGIAEDLDKVDIDTKRKCSIKSKKEIQDIADAPVKPGE, from the exons ATGCAATCTAGAAGACACGAAGATTTCGCTTCACAATCGTCTTTTGATAGGCGCGGTAGAGACATGGATATCGGTCCAGATGGCTATATTGCGATGTCGCCTCGGTCGATGAGGAGTTGGAGCCCTCGCAGAATGGAGGCGGCTCCGGCGTACTCGGACCGAGCGTTGGCTGGTCGTAGGAGCATCTCGTTAGAAAGGAGGAGAGCTTATGATGATAGTGGTAGAGTTATTAGATCGAG GTCACCGCCTTATATGGAGGCGAAACGAGGACGGCCGTTTTATAAGGATGATTGGGTTAGTGATAGGGATTTGCCGAGTCCGGAACGGCGGTCTAGGTATGAGTTTTTCGAGCGTATGGATAGGGGTCGTGAGGATGTTGAGTATTCTCCTGCAAGGAATGAGTTTGGTTATGGACATGGGTCGACTAGAACGGGTGTACGAGATGTAAGAGATGATAAGTTTGAAGCTAGGAGGTTTGATAGTGGTGTTCGTGAATTACCAAGTCAGAAATCAGCTGTTATGGGTGGTCTATACAAGTCCACTGGAGATGTGGGACCCATCTCCAAACCTGAACCATCTGGGGATCTATCGTCAGCGCCGTTGAACATTGGTTTAGGTCAGATTGGGAAAGAAAGAGTTCATTACCCTGATGTTCGAGACGCGTATTCATTCGATAAGTTCGCATCCGTGAAGCATTATGCGGATGAGGACAAAATTATGGCTCATCCAACTCATTCAAGGGACACCTCTTATTCCAATATGACAGCAATTAGGTCTAAAGAACCGATTGGTGCATCACATTTCAAGGATTACGCAAGAACATCTCCAAGAAAGTCAAGGATTGACCAGTTAGATTATCGAGGTGGGCCAGGTGGCATGCCTTTACCTAGAGACAACTCTCCATTGAACTCGAGGCATATGCCAGAGCCTTTACCTCACTCCAGATATGAACAAAGGCAGCATTTGGACTTTCACCGAAACACTATTGGCGTTAATGATGACATGGCCCCATACCGTGAGGAAAGATTTAGTCCTCCAAGAACCGGGCATCTTGACACTTTCCATCTTCATCCAAGAACACGTGAAAAAGATGAATATTTATACCGATCTGATGAAATCTATGAAAAGATGGATATACATGAGAGAGTGGTTTACAATGGTAGAGATGTATTAAAACCGAATATGTTGGATCGTGTTACACATAGACCAGAAACTTCTGATATGGCTCACAGGAATATGAGTAGTAGACGGTCACTGGACCGTATTCCTTTAACAAGCGCGCATAACATTGGGTTGAGCAGATCACCAGCTGAAAAACGAGAGAGTGCACAGTATCTCGATACTGTTTCTATTCATTCCCGCCTCGGTAGGAAAGTTACGAGGGAAGATGAAATGCCATACATGGGTATGGCACAAGTTCGTGAAACAGAACGTAGATTGGATTACGATTATGATTATAATAGAGGTTTAAGTCCAGGATCtcataaggaaagaatgaaaagcTTTCGAGGGCTTTTATACGAAAGAGAACGCAAGATGGAGGAACATGATCTTCCGTCATACGACTCATCTAGTAGATATCTGAAGAGGAAAGGCGCAATGGAAGACGAAGAAGATAGGATTCATTCTAGAAACATGATGAGTAGATTGGACGCTGTTTATAGACGGCACAATCGAGACTTTAGAGATGAAGAGTGGATAGATCCGGATGCCGGGCGCTCACGTTTTTCTGAAAGGACACAGAAggtgtatgatgatgatgatttcatTTACGATCCTGATGAATTCGTTTATTATTATGATCATGATCATGATCATGATCATGGTCATCATATGAGATTACATACATATGATGATAAGCATGCAAAAGGTTATCCAAGATCCAGTGGTCGGGTCGGGTATAACTCATACTATCCAAATAGAAGAAATGTTCTTCCCAGATGGAAGAACGACAAGGATGCTGACATGTATTCAAGTGCAACTGAGCAGCACGAACCGCATGAAGATACTAAGGAGTTCAAGCAGCTGGTAAATGATTACTTCTTGTCTTTTACAAAAAAGTTGAATGAAAATTCAGTTGTGAGAAGAAGATACATGGAGCAAGGGCGGGGAGGTAGCTTATACTGCATCGTTTGTGGCAGAAG CCTCTCAAAAGAGTTTTTAGACGCGCAACGGTTAGCAATGCATGCTTTTATGTCACGCAAGGGTGGGTTGCGGGCTCAACATTTAGGACTCCTCAAGGCATTATGTGTTATGTTTGGTTGGAACAGTGTTCTTCCTTCCGATACTCCTCGATGGTTTCCCGAGACCCTTTCCACCACTGAAGCATCCGCTCAAAAACAAGATCTTATAATCTGGCCTCCAGTTGTCATCGTTCATAACATCTCTATTACTAGCAACAATTCAAACGGTGAGGGACCCATAACTGTAGAAGCACTTGGACAATATCTCCGAG GTGTGGGTTTAAGTGGTGGAAAAGTTAAACTCGGGAAGCCTGCAAACTGCAGCATAATGTTGGTGAAGTTTCTTGGGACATTTTCTGGATTACAAGAAGCTGAAAAGATTCATGAATACTTTTTAAAGAAGAAACATGGAAGGAAATATTTGGAGCAAACGAGTTCCAGCAAGGGGAAGAGCAACCACGAGGAAAGCGCAGAGAAAGAGGCGGAACGGGTGCTGTTCGGGTACATGGGTATTGCGGAAGATCTGGATAAAGTTGACATTGATACCAAACGGAAGTGTTcgattaagagcaagaaggaaATTCAAGACATAGCTGATGCTCCTGTGAAACCTGGTGAGTAA
- the LOC110872382 gene encoding uncharacterized protein LOC110872382 isoform X1 gives MQSRRHEDFASQSSFDRRGRDMDIGPDGYIAMSPRSMRSWSPRRMEAAPAYSDRALAGRRSISLERRRAYDDSGRVIRSRSPAPAHSDRALAGRRSISLERRRAYDDSGRVIRSRSPPYMEAKRGRPFYKDDWVSDRDLPSPERRSRYEFFERMDRGREDVEYSPARNEFGYGHGSTRTGVRDVRDDKFEARRFDSGVRELPSQKSAVMGGLYKSTGDVGPISKPEPSGDLSSAPLNIGLGQIGKERVHYPDVRDAYSFDKFASVKHYADEDKIMAHPTHSRDTSYSNMTAIRSKEPIGASHFKDYARTSPRKSRIDQLDYRGGPGGMPLPRDNSPLNSRHMPEPLPHSRYEQRQHLDFHRNTIGVNDDMAPYREERFSPPRTGHLDTFHLHPRTREKDEYLYRSDEIYEKMDIHERVVYNGRDVLKPNMLDRVTHRPETSDMAHRNMSSRRSLDRIPLTSAHNIGLSRSPAEKRESAQYLDTVSIHSRLGRKVTREDEMPYMGMAQVRETERRLDYDYDYNRGLSPGSHKERMKSFRGLLYERERKMEEHDLPSYDSSSRYLKRKGAMEDEEDRIHSRNMMSRLDAVYRRHNRDFRDEEWIDPDAGRSRFSERTQKVYDDDDFIYDPDEFVYYYDHDHDHDHGHHMRLHTYDDKHAKGYPRSSGRVGYNSYYPNRRNVLPRWKNDKDADMYSSATEQHEPHEDTKEFKQLVNDYFLSFTKKLNENSVVRRRYMEQGRGGSLYCIVCGRSLSKEFLDAQRLAMHAFMSRKGGLRAQHLGLLKALCVMFGWNSVLPSDTPRWFPETLSTTEASAQKQDLIIWPPVVIVHNISITSNNSNGEGPITVEALGQYLRGVGLSGGKVKLGKPANCSIMLVKFLGTFSGLQEAEKIHEYFLKKKHGRKYLEQTSSSKGKSNHEESAEKEAERVLFGYMGIAEDLDKVDIDTKRKCSIKSKKEIQDIADAPVKPGE, from the exons ATGCAATCTAGAAGACACGAAGATTTCGCTTCACAATCGTCTTTTGATAGGCGCGGTAGAGACATGGATATCGGTCCAGATGGCTATATTGCGATGTCGCCTCGGTCGATGAGGAGTTGGAGCCCTCGCAGAATGGAGGCGGCTCCGGCGTACTCGGACCGAGCGTTGGCTGGTCGTAGGAGCATCTCGTTAGAAAGGAGGAGAGCTTATGATGATAGTGGTAGAGTTATTAGATCGAGGTCACCGGCTCCCGCGCACTCGGACCGAGCGTTGGCTGGTCGTAGGAGCATCTCGTTAGAAAGGAGGAGAGCTTATGATGATAGTGGTAGAGTTATTAGATCGAGGTCACCGCCTTATATGGAGGCGAAACGAGGACGGCCGTTTTATAAGGATGATTGGGTTAGTGATAGGGATTTGCCGAGTCCGGAACGGCGGTCTAGGTATGAGTTTTTCGAGCGTATGGATAGGGGTCGTGAGGATGTTGAGTATTCTCCTGCAAGGAATGAGTTTGGTTATGGACATGGGTCGACTAGAACGGGTGTACGAGATGTAAGAGATGATAAGTTTGAAGCTAGGAGGTTTGATAGTGGTGTTCGTGAATTACCAAGTCAGAAATCAGCTGTTATGGGTGGTCTATACAAGTCCACTGGAGATGTGGGACCCATCTCCAAACCTGAACCATCTGGGGATCTATCGTCAGCGCCGTTGAACATTGGTTTAGGTCAGATTGGGAAAGAAAGAGTTCATTACCCTGATGTTCGAGACGCGTATTCATTCGATAAGTTCGCATCCGTGAAGCATTATGCGGATGAGGACAAAATTATGGCTCATCCAACTCATTCAAGGGACACCTCTTATTCCAATATGACAGCAATTAGGTCTAAAGAACCGATTGGTGCATCACATTTCAAGGATTACGCAAGAACATCTCCAAGAAAGTCAAGGATTGACCAGTTAGATTATCGAGGTGGGCCAGGTGGCATGCCTTTACCTAGAGACAACTCTCCATTGAACTCGAGGCATATGCCAGAGCCTTTACCTCACTCCAGATATGAACAAAGGCAGCATTTGGACTTTCACCGAAACACTATTGGCGTTAATGATGACATGGCCCCATACCGTGAGGAAAGATTTAGTCCTCCAAGAACCGGGCATCTTGACACTTTCCATCTTCATCCAAGAACACGTGAAAAAGATGAATATTTATACCGATCTGATGAAATCTATGAAAAGATGGATATACATGAGAGAGTGGTTTACAATGGTAGAGATGTATTAAAACCGAATATGTTGGATCGTGTTACACATAGACCAGAAACTTCTGATATGGCTCACAGGAATATGAGTAGTAGACGGTCACTGGACCGTATTCCTTTAACAAGCGCGCATAACATTGGGTTGAGCAGATCACCAGCTGAAAAACGAGAGAGTGCACAGTATCTCGATACTGTTTCTATTCATTCCCGCCTCGGTAGGAAAGTTACGAGGGAAGATGAAATGCCATACATGGGTATGGCACAAGTTCGTGAAACAGAACGTAGATTGGATTACGATTATGATTATAATAGAGGTTTAAGTCCAGGATCtcataaggaaagaatgaaaagcTTTCGAGGGCTTTTATACGAAAGAGAACGCAAGATGGAGGAACATGATCTTCCGTCATACGACTCATCTAGTAGATATCTGAAGAGGAAAGGCGCAATGGAAGACGAAGAAGATAGGATTCATTCTAGAAACATGATGAGTAGATTGGACGCTGTTTATAGACGGCACAATCGAGACTTTAGAGATGAAGAGTGGATAGATCCGGATGCCGGGCGCTCACGTTTTTCTGAAAGGACACAGAAggtgtatgatgatgatgatttcatTTACGATCCTGATGAATTCGTTTATTATTATGATCATGATCATGATCATGATCATGGTCATCATATGAGATTACATACATATGATGATAAGCATGCAAAAGGTTATCCAAGATCCAGTGGTCGGGTCGGGTATAACTCATACTATCCAAATAGAAGAAATGTTCTTCCCAGATGGAAGAACGACAAGGATGCTGACATGTATTCAAGTGCAACTGAGCAGCACGAACCGCATGAAGATACTAAGGAGTTCAAGCAGCTGGTAAATGATTACTTCTTGTCTTTTACAAAAAAGTTGAATGAAAATTCAGTTGTGAGAAGAAGATACATGGAGCAAGGGCGGGGAGGTAGCTTATACTGCATCGTTTGTGGCAGAAG CCTCTCAAAAGAGTTTTTAGACGCGCAACGGTTAGCAATGCATGCTTTTATGTCACGCAAGGGTGGGTTGCGGGCTCAACATTTAGGACTCCTCAAGGCATTATGTGTTATGTTTGGTTGGAACAGTGTTCTTCCTTCCGATACTCCTCGATGGTTTCCCGAGACCCTTTCCACCACTGAAGCATCCGCTCAAAAACAAGATCTTATAATCTGGCCTCCAGTTGTCATCGTTCATAACATCTCTATTACTAGCAACAATTCAAACGGTGAGGGACCCATAACTGTAGAAGCACTTGGACAATATCTCCGAG GTGTGGGTTTAAGTGGTGGAAAAGTTAAACTCGGGAAGCCTGCAAACTGCAGCATAATGTTGGTGAAGTTTCTTGGGACATTTTCTGGATTACAAGAAGCTGAAAAGATTCATGAATACTTTTTAAAGAAGAAACATGGAAGGAAATATTTGGAGCAAACGAGTTCCAGCAAGGGGAAGAGCAACCACGAGGAAAGCGCAGAGAAAGAGGCGGAACGGGTGCTGTTCGGGTACATGGGTATTGCGGAAGATCTGGATAAAGTTGACATTGATACCAAACGGAAGTGTTcgattaagagcaagaaggaaATTCAAGACATAGCTGATGCTCCTGTGAAACCTGGTGAGTAA